The segment TGGACGAGAAAATGTCATCGGCGGCCCAACAAAAGAACCATGGCAATTTAACGTACTTGACACCGATTCGCAGGCTTGGTTGGTTCCTGCTACCATTGGCGACGACGGGCGTCTGGTGCTAATCTGATTGTATACTAACGTTGCTTCACTAACAACCCTTAAAGATGTAATTGGGGTTTAATTACAGCTGATTATCATCTGATCCGAATAATTATGAATTACTATTTGCATCTACGGTCCACCGCACTTCCGCAAATTACATACGTAAATGTGAAAGTAGCCATTGCGGACCTCCATTGACATCGATTATATGTACGGCGTAAAAGAATCATTAATTGTGTCATGTcagtttcatttgaaaaactatACGTTTCAGGAAGTTTCTTTGCTCAAATTGGTACACTCAGTAGATTTTTGAATGTGCATTGAACTGGGTAAACGCGGAGTTTCTCTTAGGAATTCGATCCGTTGCAGCCATTAGCCGGCTGCAATAATTAGTAATATAAACTAATAACGTAATGTCAATACTTAGCatcattagaaaaaatccATTCTTTCGgaataataatgttaattcATTTTACAACTGGCTACCTTGGACTTTCACTTAATGTAGAAATTTCGTCGAATCGGATATCGGTAAGGCacgattttattgtttttagtcGAGAGCACGCTGTTTTTTCCTCTCCTGATCAGTTGGAAATCGATTCGTTTTGCAATTAAACAGACACACATACCCGgagattttagattttttccttaggATGCAACTATCTTTAATTGAATCATTATGTCGAGACATTCTTTTATGCGGTTATTATCCTATTACACAAACAAAGAACATATATATTCGCAGGGTTGTgtaatttaaatcaataatttgaaaattgttttcattcgCCAAATCGTCAGGAAATTCTGTTTTTCTGGGCGATTGTGTCTCGAGTGGAAGAACTGAATTTTCTTCCACTTTTTGTTTCAAGCAATATAGTAtatgatgttttttttatataggagCTGCTTTTTCCCTCTCAACACCATGAATCTGGACACACGTCGTTCAGTTTCGCTATGTCCACCACAGCAGACATGGAAGGGCCTGCTGGCAGTTTCGAGTGCATCCAGGGCAACTCCCCTCGAGGGCCTTTGGAGTGTCTCGGCTCTATTCGCAACAAGATGCGCATTCACGCCAATGATGACGTGTATGAAGCCACCAGGAACCGCATGGCAGAAGTCGAAGACAAGTACAAAAACAAATGTACccgtgaaataaaaatgaaccaAACGGACATCGGCCGAAAGGTTAAAGTCAAGCAACCGAACTCGTCATCCAGGCCGCCTCTGCTGCCCTCTGTCCAGCAATCTCGGCCCGCGTTGCCCTCCATGCGGGACAGCCTGCTCAAGCAGTCTTCATATCCGATTCCGTCAACCGTGAAACCGCCCCAAAGCAAGTCACCTCATAACACACTGGAATCATCAATTAAAGTTGtcattttttagataatttgCACTCGTCCCTTAACCACAATCTCTCCAATGGATTAGGCAGTAATCACGTGAGTAGCTCGCAACGAAGCACCGTCCAGCACAACCGGAAACCGTCAGTGCCCGAAGTGGCCAGAAGACCTCTCAGGTTAGAAACGAAAGGGATTAATTTCCGCTCTCGCCTTAAAGCCTTTCAACAGGCACGAGGTGTGCGTTTGGTACCTAAAATTGGTAGGTTTTATACTTATTTAGCACCATTAATGGAACGGAGAAAAGAACATACCGATTTGAGGTGCCAGATGCTTATCAGTTACCAGTCGAAATAACcttaaaagtttatatttttaataattaacatttttctagaGAGCGATTGATTCACCTGCTAGCGCTGCGACCCTTCAAAAAGATCGAACTGCACGATCGCCTCACAAAAGGTTGGTGGTTCGCATTATGCCCCGATTTcgcctaaaatttcattttgaattagaGGGTCTGCGAGGCACCAACAGCATGACCACTGTACTCAAACAGATCGCACAATTGCGAGACAACTGCTATCATCTAAATAGAAACATGTGGAACGAAGTTAACGACGATTGGCCCTTTTACACGGAAACCGAGAAACAGATTTTGAAGCGGTACGTATCTATAGATAACGTCACACATATAAATCCTAAACTGAAATAGAATCAACTGAATGAAGTCCCTACGAATGTGGAAATCCTAAAACAGTGTTTTGCAAAGTTCTTTCACTATTAAGCCGTCGAGAGGTGGTACTGCTTCGACAATAATCGACAAATATCTTGACCTTATCATTTATCACACATATTTTGTTTGATACTCCGATACTTTGGCTTATTAATTTATGCCAATTTCACTTATTGGCGAGTAAAAAAAAGAGTCAATAGCATGCTTTTTATATTCTGAGTTCCAATCCAATTGTGCATTTTcgtgcatttaaaaattctacgTGGATTCGTAGCTAACCTAGGACATGTACCTGTTAcctattaaatgaaaatcattTACTAATTTCATATCcatatgaaataattttgtatggGTGTTTCGTAGTCAGTTATCGATTTTAACTGCAATAGTCTATCTAGTTATTAACTTAACcaaattagtaatttaaattttgacatatAGTTCTGGAAAAACTAATAGAATGTGTGTTTCCGTTTGACGATCCATATATTAATAGGATCTAATTAACATTTTGTGTTTTGTAAAATCTAGGACTTAATTGGCGTTGCATTGTTGCGATATTCAATACTGGATAATAAGTGTGTTTCGGACTCGGTATCGCATTCAGTGTAAATGTAGGGCTCATTACTCACAAACGGCataaataagagaaaaatgcTGGGTccatatttatgaaattttttatttcgttacTTTTTATTCGCTATACTCATTACATATGCctacattaaaatattaatttggaaCGTCGCGTTCCATTTATTCCCTTGCCTTTTATTAGGACTAGGATTATTATTGGCCAGTATAATCATTTGCtatatatgaaattatttaattttgaaataaaagtatgTATTTATTGgcttaaatatgttttttgtcgaacattttcaattgtgaAGTTTAAAACATTACtgacatatttatataacatatTAGTGTTAAGTAAAagaattcaaaatatcatttgattattcattttggttttcaaatatttttattacttaatgATGCTTTTGTCAAACGCATATAATTGTTAATAGTGACGTTATGTCTTATAATATTTTGGTGCAGTTGAAGTTTCAAATTAGCCACCAAGTTTGGTTTTAAAGTTGACCTCCAGAAAGCATAACATTTCTTTGTTTCAACCTTCTGACGACCTGTTTACAAATACACAAGGCCAGTTAATGTGAAAACGGTGAAAAAAATCGTGGAAGAACTTTTTACTGTCATGTTTCAGTGGgttcaaaatattgtatttagaTTTGTCTCAATATTTATAGACCTATAAATGATTATTACCAAATTTGTGCCTATTTTAAACCTAAATGTTTAGGAAAAAACCGCAAAACCTCACTCCGCCGGGAGGTAGTGATGGAGGTAGTTCTGGTAGCGGACAGTCCCCTACCAGTACCCATCCTGGTTCTCCTCCTATGATTACGTCCACAAATGGAGTTAGTGGCGGCGGTGGTGGAGGTGGTGCGAAACGGCAGGTTTACAGGGAGGGCGGGGATGGTTTGCCCTATAAGAGACAGAGGATAGCTCACGGTGCCAAAGGTTCTCAGCTCCCTCAAACGGGGGCGCCTGATGGTCCGTTCGTATACAAGTAagtgtataaaataaaaaattttattaaatatattactaTTTGTTGTTGAATCACCAATTCGTCAAATAGTCAgaaagtcaaaatttaatatttttaaaataaagtatgAACACcgtgtaatttaatttttatgtaaacaatttattatgcCGATTCTACTCCAATGGAGTAGT is part of the Euwallacea similis isolate ESF13 chromosome 17, ESF131.1, whole genome shotgun sequence genome and harbors:
- the Su(Tpl) gene encoding RNA polymerase II elongation factor ELL, yielding MAALCPGVQYGLSSQQNFSENKDLIFVKLTDSALRAIEDYLKNQNTGNGQNPRIRFLGNANGELLFPSQHHESGHTSFSFAMSTTADMEGPAGSFECIQGNSPRGPLECLGSIRNKMRIHANDDVYEATRNRMAEVEDKYKNKCTREIKMNQTDIGRKVKVKQPNSSSRPPLLPSVQQSRPALPSMRDSLLKQSSYPIPSTVKPPQNNLHSSLNHNLSNGLGSNHVSSSQRSTVQHNRKPSVPEVARRPLRERLIHLLALRPFKKIELHDRLTKEGLRGTNSMTTVLKQIAQLRDNCYHLNRNMWNEVNDDWPFYTETEKQILKRKKPQNLTPPGGSDGGSSGSGQSPTSTHPGSPPMITSTNGVSGGGGGGGAKRQVYREGGDGLPYKRQRIAHGAKGSQLPQTGAPDGPFVYNSRQQVTPDSGYRQSDSAYNNRSPVDQNNSQRRPATDLRDASNMNPRSRESPPNGYFNSYDNLPPTEDDRNKRQCDSANGLTFGVTRENVFRSGSPVNNALMTEEARRGTNSPIFQNQSNGFQREKDRRSANNHKVSSSSHRIARVSPDSQTEGLPSSVPERSLVLPNRVVDEEEFPDYKKQYVKITSAEQKKLYKADFNAHYSEYKSLYPIVEKVSKRFVQLEEELKQEGVNSPRYKDIKKRIVREYNEMKKDLEHQRAKNRFQYLHEKLSYIKKLVGEYDQAQAGLVKC